The DNA window TAGACGCAGATTAAATCACTggcattattatatatatatatatatatgcatttcTGTGGTTTGCCTAGGGATTTGGCACTAATATAGTCAGTTTTTTGTTCcttgttcatgttgatgtttttacttatttttgcTGGTCGATATGATGAAACCTTTCTATATTCAGTAATCAGTAATATATGGTGCTATCTCTTTCTCAcgtaaaatatgcatttgaccCAGAAATCAAGTCGCTATATTTTAGCTACTTTTTTCTTGGACTTTCACCCAAATGTATGACAGGCAActcattctattctttcgaacATCTGTCTTTCTCCTTACGTTTAGTATATACAAaatgggtaaaaaaaaaaggaaggaatcggattattcaaatttttattccaacaaaaatatcatttaaattgGTGAGTaactttctaagtgaaatatcaatagttaAATAACTTTTTGAGCTATGAAAAGTTTAGAGAACTATCCAACTAACTTTCTATAACCTAGGGGATTAGATAAAATGCccatcaagaattcaaaattagCACTCAGATACTCCACAAAAGTTGTACCTAGTTAGTAAACAGGGAACCAAAGGTCCATATTAGTTCTACTCCAACTCATACATTTATCACCTCAAAACTTGTCCATTTTCTGCCTTAGAAGTGGGGAGTTCTAACAGAATAGTATCAGTACGAATAATGGAGGCATACAACAGTTACCCTGAAAGTTGAGGGGACAATCACAAGTGGCGCATAAAACAATATTTCCAAAgcagaaaaataatttgttgaaACTAATAAAAAGTTTTCAGCAAATGCCACCCAACAAAAGTTCAAAGACACTAAGGACCATCACAGTGACACCATAAAATACGGCCATTGAGCAGTGGTAACAACCTTCCTTTAAAGTTACACGAATAAATCACAAGAAATGATTCAGACTTTGACCAAACTAAAAATAACAACACATCACGACATCTGGAACCGCTACTGAAACCTAAGACTGAAgtcaaatggaaaaaataaaaaataaaaaaaattgaatatcatGTTTTTGGATGTTAAACACGTGTCAGTCTATGAACAATTCCAATAAATAAGTTTGATTGCACAAGTTGGCAATGCAATCACAATGTACTGCTGCTCTCACTGGCAGAAATTGAAGGAGTTTCAGTTTTGACAAGATGCATACCCCTGCCACCAATATCGAGACCTTGAAAACGACCAAGGGGATCCTGTTGCATTGTGTCTGTGAGAACCTGTCCATGTCCTGCAAGTAAACGGCGATGAGGATTCAACAAGCTATCCTGGAGGGAATGAAATTGCTGCTGCATCTGTATGTTCTGGGATTCGCTAGGCCCTGATTGTGGCTGATGGGAAAAGAACGCTGATTGGTTATATGGAATGTGCTGCATCCCCAAATTGTATGCATCTGAAGAGGACATTTCCCCTGTGGCCATTTTAAGTCTTTCCACTTCCTGCTTCAGGGCTTCATTCAGAGCTGTATCGTAGGAACAGAATAACAAAGATATACAGCATTAATAACTGTTCTCACGATAAATGAAATTCAACATAATCTGAAATTGTCATTATTATCTCAATAAAGCAGGACGGAGCAAGCATTATGACTTTCTATTTGTTGATTAGAAATGTAACAGTGACCTCAGTGTCGCTATCTATCTTGTCCACCAAGAGATGGAAGAAGTTTCAAGATGATGTTAAACTGATTGAGAAACATAAAATTCTGGAAGGCAATggaaaatataaatcataccaTCACGTAACTGAGCTTGTTGTGCCATAGCTTGCAAACGGAGCTTAAGCTCTGTATTCTCATTAGTAAACTGTGTTGTATCCCGCTGCAGAAGGAAAGAACTATCAGATGTGAAGTACCGTTTATTGCGAGGGAGATAAAGGAAATTCGCTAACCAACATCTCAAAACATCTTCTGTTACTTTTGAGgcatgtactttttttttccctttgtaTATGCCCCCTCCCCACAATAGAGATTCAGTTTATTTCAGGGAATATTATTTGCAAAATACACATGAGAATTCTTGCCATTGCATTGAATACTTGGTTCAGATGAAGGGACTCTTATTTTGTTACACATGTAGCTGAAAAAAGGTAATATCATTTAAATGCAGGAAGTTAGTTCTTATGTGTAAAAACAGCTAATTTTCAGACATAATGGGCGATGGCAATGTTCTCATGGTCAAATTCAATCATCAAGTTTTTTTATGCAGATGGCAAATATGGTATGGTGTACAGACCAATAATTCCCATAGTTAACGAAGTAGAACACGATTTATGAACATATGACCTTTATAACACATATTGCAAGTTATCGAAAAGGAAGAAGTACCTGGAAAAGGGTTAATTGAGCAGAGAGAGTGGTTGCTTCTGTTTGAAGGGTCTGAACCTTTCTCTCAAGTTCAGTAATGTAACGGGCCTTTCTCTCTTTCGAGCGAGAAGCAGACTGCCGATTCGCCAAAATCCTGTACAATATTCTCAAAATCAGAAACATAACGTAGTATTGTATGTGCGTCAAACTCAGTGGTACAATGACTTTAATTTTGAGTTAAGTGGTGCATGCTTTCAGTAAAATAGAAACATATTTTCCTTTTGGAAATGTCTGCTTCTTTAGACGAGGCATTTAGAAGTTCCAACAAACTACAtagttttcttcaaaattatgTTCCAAAATAGTAGCGGATAAATTACCCAACAAAATAAGCCACTTCAATTTCATATTCAGCACAAGTTCTTGAATAGGAGGCATGACATGGGAAAAAAAACAGGTAGGCCTTCTGAGCGGTCATTTAGGGGCCTTGTTAGTGACCCATCATTCTTCCCTAAGCTGTCGCTACAGGAAATAAGCttttgggaaaagggtcaaatatacctcttaattattcaaaatgGGTCAGTTTTACCTACATTTTTGGTTCAAAAATTCCCTCCAACTAgcaaaatagttcaaaatacatttctttctcaatttgtcaaaaaaatgcCTTTTTTGTTCTTCTAACGATTGCtccaaacaagaaaaaatgatCCAATTTAGCCCTTCAACTATGCAAAATAAAACAGTTTTTCCCTCCATTTAAAGTTTGGGAAGAAAGTGCTCTTAATTGTGAAGACTTGGGCAAAAACTTATATTGTAGACTATAAGCTTAATTTGACTATTTTAAATGGCAATTATATATAATgacaatttcatattttatataaagttaaaTTACTTGCATTAATTTTCaactaaatatttattctacTTCTCCTGTCAAAACTATTATAACTTCCGTCGACTGGAACTTGGGATGACTTAAAGTCATGATTAGTAATACAACATATCAAGGTataattgaatttgattttgtttacCATATAATTCTTAAGAGttagtaaaataaattcatttattaatgtagaaaaataaattttaaatagttgTGTCAGAAAAGGTACATGATATcatgtttaaaaataaaaacttacaCCTAATCTACAAGGAAccagaagaaaaaaagagttatATGAGATCGTTTTTATTCGTTAAAATGGGAAGTGTCTATATTTTCGTATATGTTATTATGGGTCTCACACATtcaaccccccacccccaataaacaaataaattagaagaacaTTGACctatttttcttagttttagAGTAACCGTTAGaaagaagggtatttttgagctaTTTTGCTAGCTAGAGGGAAATTATTGAGCAAAAAAGGCAATGGtgagggcatttttgagccaaaaacATAACAGAGGGTAAAACTGATCAATTTTGAATAACTggcccttttcccttttaaccTTTTATCAAAAATGAAGTTTCTTAACCTTATTTTCTCACAGTGAGAAGTTGTCTACAAATCACTTGTTAATGGTAATTTCCAGGATAGCTTCTGCAACTTACTACCATGAAACCAGTCTCACACATTCTCAGGGCATCACCAATGTCAAACAGAGTGTTTACAATATGTCATTATCCAGTGTAATATGCAAAGAGGCAACAGTATTAATACCATGAAGCAGCTTTCCTACTTTTATATTTGGAAGTAAAATCTACATGCATTTTAGCTCTTGGCTAACTGGAACTAACACAAGAAATTTGTCACTTGCCTTCTTTCTATTCCATTAATAGCTCAAGTTAACACATGACCTCCTTTTTCTtacaaaaagaacaaaaaaagcAAATGATCTCTTTCCGAGCAGCTACCCAAATTCACTACAGATCATAAAACTCAGCACTAGATATCCTAAGATTAGAGAGCTTTTCAAGAAAGCAGACAAAATGCCATGTAATGTTGTCATAATTACGGTTTCCAAAATCAAAACTGCCAGCTGTGTAATCTACAACCGAAACAGAGAATTATCACATGTCCAAGACTATTGTTTTGCCTCAGCTGTAAGCTATTCAAGCTTTAAGCTATGGTAAGGAATTATAAGCCTCTGAATCATGTGATACTTAATGGGCAAACCAAACTTTCAGATCACAACAAAATTGCGTTGAATGCAAAACTAGAACAGTTGAGTAAATTTTGGCATGGAATAGCATATCCTCTCCTAATTAATGCCCCTGAATTGAGCCAAAGGAATCTTCATTTTGGACTTTCTTGGTCCTACTAGATGACCATCTTACAAGCCAAATATTCTAGGGAATAAATTGAATGAACTTGAACACGACACTTCATAAATAAATGAACTTGAACACGGCACTTCATAAAAATACGAACTTGAACACGGCACTTCATCAAAAAATGAACTTGAACACGGCACTGCATCAAAAAATGAACTTGAACACGGCACTTCATCAAAAAATGAACTTAAACACGGCActtcttaaaaaatgaattgtgAACACAACACTTCATAAAAAATGAACTTGAACACGACACTTCATCAAAAAACGAACTTGAACACAGCACTTCATCTGTTCATCAAACAATGGACTTGAACACAGTATCAGTTCACTTAAATTTGGACATGGCAGTACTTCAAAAAGGAATGTACCCCAAGTGTAAACATCACAAGGGACAAACGAAGCTCACTAGAGCTTGCTAAAACTATGTTAATTTACAAGAACAGTGACATTATTCATGTaatgttctttattttttgaggaagtaagatTGTATAGCTAGCATCAAGAAGATACTTCAGTAGTGTTAGGGAACACACTAATCAGGATTAGTGGAAGCTACTCTAGTTCAGAAATATCCATATGCAGGTTACCTCAAAAGAGACTCAATCCAGTCGTAGACCTAACCAATTGCTTGTCTAGTCCAGAAGAACAATCACATTGACTTCATTTGGACGTCCTAATCTTCTTACAGATAGTACATTACTGAAGTTAGTCTTACTAGACTACAGTTTTCACTAAACTCCATTTAGTAAAGCTTAAGCTCCCATTTCAGTTTAACCCAAACACACTACAAGTAAGAACAGAACTACCTTTGAACAAGACAGAAGAATCTCTTTTGATGAGATGGATCAAACCCAAATGCACTACAAAGTAAGAACTACCTCAAAACAAGACAGAAGAATCTCTTTTGATGAGATGGTTCAAATCAAATCCGATCTAATAGTTAAAGTTCCTAAACAAAACCTTGCTAAGATATATAGCATGCAGACTGGTTGtaggaaaaaaatgagaaatgatCAACACTCATTTTCTgattaaaaatttaactaacTGTTTTGACCTCTGTTCTGGAAAATTTTCATGTCGACCATTTGCAAGTCTTTTGGAGTTATTCCATGCAAAAATTGTCACATTCAACATTCTGGTTTAggaacttctagtaacttgggAATGAAAACGCCACAGATCTAACATAGCATTTTGCTGCTTCAACACACCACTTCTTGGCATGAGGACTTTCACATATAGATCTTTGACATCCTACTGTTAGTTTGCTTTAGCACTTGTCTTGTTCTCGCTTCTACAGAAAtgcagtttttattttaaatcactATGTCTCCATCTCAATTTGACAGTCTCTTATGTCGTATACCAAGAATTCATATATATTCCAAATTCACATGACTATACAGTGAAAAACTAGTGCATTGACACCAAGGGAATGCAGATCAATTTTAAAAGGTAAGAAATGTTCGGATCTCCAAAAAAGAGAAGCAAATTGTGATTAGTTAAAAGTTGTTTTGAATGTAAATCATTTTCAAAGGaaaagaatcaagagaggaCTAAATCATGATATAGACTCAAGTAGATCTACTTCAAGAGTTCCCTAAACTCTGAATTTTCTTCACTACGTGTATTCTTTGAGATGTTTTAAGTATTTGGAAAGCCTCAGCACCAAATCACCGTTCACAATTCAAACGATTTGAACTAATTGTATGAGTCAAAGCTGTAAAAGTATTCTACCTTTTGGCGCGTTTTGGATCAATGGTCCAAAGTTCAGCAAGTTTATCAGGAGCCATAGCTTTCTTAGCTTCAATACTCTCACTTAGCAGCAAGCTGGAACTATCCACCGAATTGCTATGCCTGTGTCGAGGCCTAGTGAAATTCCTTTCTCCATCACCACAGTCAGCTACGAGTCCACTACTTCCTGCGCCGGCATTGTTGAACCCTGGAATATCTGTAGGGTTGGATCCAGAGCCAAGTTTTTCAATGTCCATGTAAGTGGAGAAGAAATCGTCCTCGGATCCGATCTCCTCAAAACTTCCGGCGGACGCATCGAATGGGTCAGATACCAGATCTAGATCCTCAGGGAGCCGGAAGTTGACCTCCGAGTGAGCTCTGCGGTGGTGCGATGGCCTGAATGTAGCCGAAAATGGCGGCGTCTGATTGAGCTGCTTGGAGTTTGGATTCGACGGATCTTGCATTTTGAGGCGATATCTGTGGGAGATTCAGACAGTAGAGCCCAAATGTAGGAAGATGTGAGGAGGTTTTAGCGGTGGATTTCAGTAATGAAGTAGTATATTATACTCCCTCCAAGTCCAACCCATGTTACCttcttcacaatttttttattggattATTGAATAAACGGTCCGAgacatattaaaattttataattaattgtttattaGTGTGATAGCGgattatttaatttctttattagaTAAATCCTCAATCCGTTAGAgttattatacttatatttttattttaggtaTATTGAGCTCATTAATATTTTACCataatatataaaagtaattatatattttttctttatcagtCTTAACTCATAAAAGCTAAAGTTGTAAATAGGGGTGGGCGTTCGATTCTTCGGTTCGGTTTAATCAAATTTCGGTTCGGTTCTTCGATATTCGGTTTTAGAAAAGTGTACACCATATTTCAAACTAAACTAGATCGGTTCGGTTTTTTCTACTTCGGTTCGATTTAGTTTGGTGTTTTAAAATCGGTTTTTCGgtgtcaacaaaaataaaaagagaatatGATAAAGTAACAATTGTTATTCACTTCacacttcaaatttcaaagtaACAACTAACCGTATAACAATAAAAGGTAAGAACATCAATTTGTTGTTCTCACTTCAAAGTAACaacataaaatgataaaaaaagtaGAAAGTAGAAACACCAAGTTGCTGCTCAAACTTgaattaaattgaattttgtttaGTTTAGACTTTAGGTCTTTAGGGTttactattttgttattaaGATTTTTGCTATTTAAGTTTAGGAtctgaatataaaaattgaaatgggccaagtaaaattaaaaattaagtaatataataaatacttttaaatttatttaataaaacttCAGTTCTTCGGTGCACCGTAGTTTTGGAACCCTTACACCGAACTCCGGCCCAAAGAATCGAAGTTCCGAAAAAAAAACCGACACCGAATCGAAATACCGAAGAACCGACACTGAAGAATCGAAttttttcgattcgattttttgatttttcggtATTTATGCCCACTCCTAGTTATAAAGCCATGAAGATCTATTTACTTTtcaataattatcatttttgttttaaaacaagTTAGCAAACTAAGAGGATATGTACATAAAATGTATGCAATCATTTATcatgtcattaaaaaaaatactttcgCTGGAGAATGAAAATGGGATAATTAGTTGAAAATCTGGATCAATTTATCCGTTTGATGTTGTTGCGGATTCAAAGTCATCTTATTTTATAAGGTGCGTTCATCGAAAAAGAAGGTATCATAGAAATTAGAAGTTAGCCGAGCACCAATCGATAATTGTTAATCTGTTACCGAACCAACTGATATCTTTTAAGTTGGCTAGGGAATTAGTAAATTTAAAAGTTGATATTCAATAGGTCAAACCGTTAAACGAAATTATCTGCGCGATTCATCCGATAAGCAACCCTAACATTTTTATCTCGatccatttttacttgtttactataataaaaaattaaaatattaatatttatttattatatactttttaaacatatttattccttttattcaattttaaaatcatatatatatatatatatatatatatatatattattttactccTATAAAGTTTAATTTTCATGCctttaatatatttgtatttttatccAACTCAATTGTTATATTTGTCTTTATACTAGGGATTGTTTGATAGTTGGATGAGAAATAATTTAGTTATgtattaatttatgtataacTTATATGACGTTTGATAAGTAGATAGAAAATaagttattcatatataaaattaatacgtTGATTGGTTGATAATTTAGAAACCTGCACaactaatacatatataagttatgaagaaactatatatgtattattttatgtggGATAAAAAGTGTAAATAATTAAGAGTTTGGCACCAAAACAGATACTTTTTGGATATCGCATACCGAAAGGGATCCTCCCTAAAATACAGATCAAAACGGATACTTCATCAACAACGAATTGTCCCAAATAACGTTAACTATGTCTATTCAACTCCAAAATACTACGCAAATCCAAAACTTACGACTAAGATTATCGAGAGtcattgatatttttattttacacaaatacTATTTGCATTTACATACATCCAATTCAATTGAACATACAAACCTTTTTTATTGTTGAGACATGACTATCAATTTTCaaagatcaaaatataatattagtaaaAGAGGATAAAAGATGAATGAGAAAATGTGAAGTGAATAATAacacatatttattattgaagAAGAGATATTCTTCACGTGAAAAgctaaacaaataa is part of the Solanum stenotomum isolate F172 chromosome 8, ASM1918654v1, whole genome shotgun sequence genome and encodes:
- the LOC125874252 gene encoding bZIP transcription factor 18, translating into MQDPSNPNSKQLNQTPPFSATFRPSHHRRAHSEVNFRLPEDLDLVSDPFDASAGSFEEIGSEDDFFSTYMDIEKLGSGSNPTDIPGFNNAGAGSSGLVADCGDGERNFTRPRHRHSNSVDSSSLLLSESIEAKKAMAPDKLAELWTIDPKRAKRILANRQSASRSKERKARYITELERKVQTLQTEATTLSAQLTLFQRDTTQFTNENTELKLRLQAMAQQAQLRDALNEALKQEVERLKMATGEMSSSDAYNLGMQHIPYNQSAFFSHQPQSGPSESQNIQMQQQFHSLQDSLLNPHRRLLAGHGQVLTDTMQQDPLGRFQGLDIGGRGMHLVKTETPSISASESSSTL